The Boseongicola sp. DNA segment ACCCACAGATTGCGCCGATTATCATCATACCTTCAACGCCCAGATTAAGGACACCGGACTTTTCAGCGACCATTTCGCCAATCGCCGCCAGAAGGATGGGCGTTGATGCCACCATGAGAGCTGAAATCAACAGAACCGGATTGATAGAGCCAAAATCCATTACGCCAACTCCTTCGTCAGATCGTGGTGTGTGTGTCGTTGATCAATGCTTGGTTGGGTCATGCTGTTGCCTCGCGTCCGAACCGCACCCGGAAATTCGTCAAGACGTCAAAACCCAGCAAGAAGAACAGGAGCATGCCCTGGAAGGCTTGGATTGCTGCTGCGGGCAGTCCTAACGAGGCCTGCGCCGCTTCGCCGCCGATATAGGTGAGAGCCATTAACAAGCCAGCAAGCAGAATGCCGATCGGGTGAAGACGCCCCAGGAAGGCCACGATGATTGCTGTGAAACCGTAGCCGACATTGAAATCGATGCTGATTTGTCCGGCGGGGCCGGCAACTTCGAACATGCCTGCCAAGCCTGCCAAAGCGCCGGATATACCGAGGCAGAACAGGATCAGGCGATTTGGACTGACGCCTGCAAACTTTGCCGCGCGCGGGCTATCGCCGGTCAGGCGGATATTAAAGCCCATCAGATGCCGACTGAGCAGAACGTAAGCAAAGATCACAGCGATGAAGGCTGCCACAACGCCCCAGTGCATACCCCATCCAGCTATCAACTCATCATTGGACGAACTGACATACTGCCTAAGGTTTCTGGAACCGGGGAAGCCTGCACCTTCTGGGTTGCGCAGCAACCCAAGGGCCATAGAAGCCAGGATTTGCTCGGCAACATAGACCAGCAGAAGCGAAACCAGAATTTCGTTGGTGTTAAAGCGTGTTTTCAGGATGCCGGGGATCATCGCCCAGAGAAATCCACCGAATGCCCCTGCTATGATCATCAACGGAAAGATCAGCCAGCGCGCTTCCATCGGGTAAAACGCCAGGCCCACAGCGGCACCAAAGATGGCCCCCATGATATACTGACCTTCAGCACCGATGTTCCAGACTCCGGCTTTGAAGCCAAGACTGAGACCAACAGCGATCAAGATCAATGGACCGGCCTTAACCAGCAATTGACCACGATAGTAGAACGCGAATTCGCCAAAGATCGGATCCCAGAAGATTGTGCGGATCGCGACCACCGGATCCTTGCCCAAAAAGGCAAACAGGAACCCGCCCGCAATCATCGTGGCGATAACGGCGACCACGGGTGTCAGATAACTCCACGTTTGCGACGGCGTGGGACGTTTCTCAAGCCGAACCATGATAAGCCCCTTCTTTCTGGGTGAAATACTCCCGCCGGAGGCAAGAAGTTTTGTTGAACGATTTAGACATGTGCGACCTCCATGCCATGGGCACCGCCCATCATCAGGCCAATCTCATCAATCGTCAGACCCTTGGTGGGTTGTGGATCACTTAGGCGTCCCTCGTTCAGGGCAGCGAACCGACCCGCGACTTCCATCAGTTCATCCAGATCCTGGCTGATAACCACGACCGCAGCACCCTTGGATGCAAGGTCCAAGATGGCCTGACGGATATCGGCAGCGGCACTGGCATCAACGCCCCATGTCGGCTGGTTAACCACCAGAATTTCGGGGTCTTGCAAAATCTCTCGCCCGATGACGAATTTCTGTAAGTTGCCACCCGACAACGCTCTGGCCGCATTGCCCGAGCCGGGCGTGCGCACATCAAATTCCCGAATGACTTCTTCTGCGAAACTGCGGGCTTTGGCCCAGTTGATGAAGCCGTTGGACACCATATTCTTGCGCACCCACCCTGTCAGAGCGGCGTTTTCAACAAGGCTCATGTCAGGCGCTGCTGCGTGACCCAGACGCTCTTCTGGCGCTGCCAACAGGCCCAGTTTGCGTCGTTCATTCGGCCCCAATTGTCCAATTGGCTGGCCATGCATCAAAACCGAGTCGTTTTTGGCCAGCAATTCACCGGACAGCGCCCCAAGCAATTCGTCCTGGCCATTGCCGGCAACGCCGCCGATGCCCAGAACTTCGCCTGCGCGCACTTCCAGCGATATGTTTTTAAGGGACGCGCCAAACGGGTTGGCGGAATTGACGGACAGATCCTTCAATTCAAGTGCGACGTCCCCCAACTCATGGCTGGTCGGTGTCGGAGTCGTCAACTCGGTGCCCACCATCATCTCTGCCAGTTCGCGCGCCGACTTCTCGCGTGGATTGCACGAGCCCACAACCTCGCCCAGCCGCAGGATTGTCGCGCCTTCACAAAGCGTGCGGATTTCCTCCAGCTTGTGCGAGATATAGAGTATCGACGTACCTTCAGACTGTAATTTCTTCAAAGTTTCGAAAAGGATATCGACTTCTTGAGGTGTCAGAACACTGGTCGGCTCATCCATAATCAACAGCTTAGGATCTTGCAGCAGACACCGGATAATTTCGACGCGCTGACGTTCACCTGCGGACAGATCACCGACCAGACGGGTCGGATCAAGTGGCAGGCCATAGGTCTCGCTCACCTCGCGAATGCGCCCAGATAATTGACGCATTGGGGGAGGGTCTTCCATGCCCAGCGCGACGTTTTCAGCCACGTCCAAGGCTTCGAACAACGAGAAGTGCTGAAACACCATCGCGATACCAGTTGAGCGGGCTTCGTGCGGGCTGGTCGGGGCATAAGTTGACCCCTGAAAGCTCATCTTGCCAACATCGGGCTTAACCAACCCATAAACCATCTTCACCAGGGTGGATTTCCCGGCACCGTTTTCACCCAAGAGCGCGTGCACTTCGCCTTTGCCGATGTCGAAGCTAACGTTGTTGTTGGCGACAACACCCGGATAGGCCTTGCGGAGGCCTTCGATTCTAAGAAGTGGTGTATCGCTCATGCCCGTTTCACGTTCATGGCCGTGCCCCCTTTTGCGGTCTTCAAAAATTCTGCGGCGACGCCCAGTGCGATAGCCTGCGGATGCTTACCAAGGCCCGGATCACCGATCGGGCATTGCATACGTTCAATCTGCTCCGGCCCATGCCCCAGGGCTGCCAGCCGATTGCGAAACCGCGCCCGTTTTGTTGCCGAACCGATCAAACCAAGCGCCCCGAAGGACCGCGACAGAATGCGATGGCACAATTCCAGATCCAGTGCGTGACTATACGTCAGGATCAGATGTTCCGCGTGGGAGGGGGCAAGTGACACCAGATTAGCCGGGTTTTCGGCGATCAGTGGTTCGACTTTTGCCGGGATATCGGCGGGAAACCGATTGCGATCGGTATCTGCCCAACAAATCTGTATCCCCGGAAGTGGTTGCAAAGCATGGACGACAGCGCGACCAACGTGGCCTGCCCCCCAAACCCAGACTTCACGCGTCGCGCGCTCAACCGGCTCGATCATCCAACCGTCCCGAATACCGGGTTGGGGCAGCACCCCGCTTCTGCGCGCATCATTCGAGACGCGTCGAACGGACAGTGGCATATCCATTGTTTGACCTGGTAACGGCCGCGGGACTATATCACCTTTGATGGTGTTCAGACGCTCTTGGGTCCAGATTTCGGTCAGGACAGTCACAGAGCCCCCACAACATTGACCCAAGGCGGGCCCAAGCGGCTGTTTGTCGATTTGGTCGTGGCCTGTGGCCAATGCCAGTCTGGCCAGTCGAATGGCCTCGAATTCAAGGGTTCCGCCGCCGATTGTCCCTTCCAGGTCGGTCGCAGTGACCAACATGGCGGCACCAATTTCGCGAGGAACCGATCCTTTGGTGTCGGCCACCACCACGCGTGCGACGGGAGCAAGACGACGAATGTCATCCACTGCGAAAGTCATGACTGCACCCGTTTGACGGCCATCAGTACTGCCTCGGCAGTGGCGGGAGCATCCAGCGATGGATAGTCGGGTCCGCAATGCGCGACGGCGTCGTTCAAGGCCATCAGGGCCGAGATACCCAGCATCAGCGGCGGCTCGCCCACAGCCTTGCTGCGATAGATCGTGTCCTCGCGGTTTTCGCCATCCCAAAGATCGACGTTGAAAATGTCGGGCCGGTCAGAACAGGCGGGAATTTTGTAGGTTGAGGGCGCGTGGGTGCGCAGGCGGCCTTTGTCATCCCAAATAAGTTCTTCAGTCGTCAGCCAGCCCGCGCCCTGAACATAACCGCCTTCGACCTGTCCGATATCCAGAGCCGGGTTCAGAGATGCCCCAGCATCATGCAGGATATCTGCGCGAAGGATGCGGTTTTCGCCAGTCAGAGTATCGATGACCACTTCGGTAACCGCAGCGCCATAAGCGAAATAATAGAACGGCCGCCCGGTGCCCTTGATGCGATCCCAAACGATCTTTGGGGTTTTGTAGAATCCGGTCGCTGACAGGCTGACGCGCGCCATATAAGCATCTGCAACAACGTTATCGAACGTCAATGCCTCGTCGCCGACATGGATCATGCCGCCTTCGAAACGCACACTGGAAGGA contains these protein-coding regions:
- a CDS encoding ABC transporter permease, translating into MVRLEKRPTPSQTWSYLTPVVAVIATMIAGGFLFAFLGKDPVVAIRTIFWDPIFGEFAFYYRGQLLVKAGPLILIAVGLSLGFKAGVWNIGAEGQYIMGAIFGAAVGLAFYPMEARWLIFPLMIIAGAFGGFLWAMIPGILKTRFNTNEILVSLLLVYVAEQILASMALGLLRNPEGAGFPGSRNLRQYVSSSNDELIAGWGMHWGVVAAFIAVIFAYVLLSRHLMGFNIRLTGDSPRAAKFAGVSPNRLILFCLGISGALAGLAGMFEVAGPAGQISIDFNVGYGFTAIIVAFLGRLHPIGILLAGLLMALTYIGGEAAQASLGLPAAAIQAFQGMLLFFLLGFDVLTNFRVRFGREATA
- a CDS encoding ATP-binding cassette domain-containing protein yields the protein MSDTPLLRIEGLRKAYPGVVANNNVSFDIGKGEVHALLGENGAGKSTLVKMVYGLVKPDVGKMSFQGSTYAPTSPHEARSTGIAMVFQHFSLFEALDVAENVALGMEDPPPMRQLSGRIREVSETYGLPLDPTRLVGDLSAGERQRVEIIRCLLQDPKLLIMDEPTSVLTPQEVDILFETLKKLQSEGTSILYISHKLEEIRTLCEGATILRLGEVVGSCNPREKSARELAEMMVGTELTTPTPTSHELGDVALELKDLSVNSANPFGASLKNISLEVRAGEVLGIGGVAGNGQDELLGALSGELLAKNDSVLMHGQPIGQLGPNERRKLGLLAAPEERLGHAAAPDMSLVENAALTGWVRKNMVSNGFINWAKARSFAEEVIREFDVRTPGSGNAARALSGGNLQKFVIGREILQDPEILVVNQPTWGVDASAAADIRQAILDLASKGAAVVVISQDLDELMEVAGRFAALNEGRLSDPQPTKGLTIDEIGLMMGGAHGMEVAHV
- the xdhC gene encoding xanthine dehydrogenase accessory protein XdhC, coding for MTFAVDDIRRLAPVARVVVADTKGSVPREIGAAMLVTATDLEGTIGGGTLEFEAIRLARLALATGHDQIDKQPLGPALGQCCGGSVTVLTEIWTQERLNTIKGDIVPRPLPGQTMDMPLSVRRVSNDARRSGVLPQPGIRDGWMIEPVERATREVWVWGAGHVGRAVVHALQPLPGIQICWADTDRNRFPADIPAKVEPLIAENPANLVSLAPSHAEHLILTYSHALDLELCHRILSRSFGALGLIGSATKRARFRNRLAALGHGPEQIERMQCPIGDPGLGKHPQAIALGVAAEFLKTAKGGTAMNVKRA